One genomic window of uncultured Erythrobacter sp. includes the following:
- a CDS encoding ABC transporter ATP-binding protein, producing the protein MNLSSENLSLRRGGRLVLQQVTASLRPGEITAICGPNGAGKSSLLMGLAGLLEPASGRVSLGDDSLLEIQARERAKAIGYLPQSADVAWDVSVESLVALGRLPHRDRGETEVEAAISALNLEDLRRRPASKLSGGERARALLARVLAGSPHWVLADEPLAALDLAHQLALITHFKTCAEAGQGVVIVLHDLALAMNHADRVLVLREGRLVADGAPDEALSPENIANGWGIATEWLGEKGSRALVTRDT; encoded by the coding sequence ATGAACCTGTCGTCTGAGAACCTCTCCCTGAGGCGTGGTGGCCGGCTGGTCTTGCAACAGGTCACAGCCAGCCTCCGCCCGGGTGAGATCACCGCGATTTGCGGCCCCAATGGCGCGGGCAAGTCGAGCCTGCTGATGGGCCTCGCTGGATTACTCGAACCCGCATCGGGCAGAGTGTCACTGGGCGATGACAGTTTGCTGGAGATACAAGCACGCGAGCGCGCCAAGGCGATCGGCTACCTTCCCCAGAGCGCCGATGTCGCTTGGGATGTCTCGGTAGAGAGCCTTGTCGCACTCGGCCGATTGCCGCATCGTGACCGGGGCGAGACAGAAGTCGAAGCCGCAATAAGCGCGCTGAACCTCGAAGATTTGCGCCGCCGTCCTGCAAGCAAGCTGTCAGGCGGCGAACGCGCTCGAGCCTTGCTGGCCCGCGTGCTGGCCGGAAGCCCGCATTGGGTCCTCGCCGATGAGCCGCTGGCTGCGCTTGATCTAGCGCATCAACTGGCTCTGATCACCCATTTCAAGACCTGCGCCGAGGCTGGGCAGGGCGTGGTGATCGTGCTGCACGATCTGGCGCTGGCGATGAACCACGCGGATCGCGTGCTTGTGCTGCGAGAAGGACGTCTGGTCGCCGATGGCGCACCGGACGAAGCACTATCGCCAGAGAACATCGCAAACGGATGGGGCATCGCCACCGAATGGCTCGGCGAAAAGGGTTCGCGCGCACTGGTGACGCGAGACACATAA
- a CDS encoding iron ABC transporter permease produces the protein MNRATLVFAALLIVLLPLSLLAGRVWVVPDVTANGWMILAELRAPRAVLAVVIGAGLGAAGAAMQGYLRNPLADPGLFGIAPMAALGAVASFWFGALLPPAIAQWSLPAFALIGAALAMTLLALIAGRTSSDAAGGAGGGIALFTLAGLMIASLAGALTALAITLAPNPFALSEIVLWLNGALTDRSWREVWIAAPLVVFGIGVLILAARSLDALTLGEDAARSMGIDPKRLLLLLVIGIGLTVGAGVAVAGIIGFVGLIVPHLVRPLTDRLPSSLILPSALAGACLVLIADSAVRILPFVTELRLGIALSLIGAPFFLWLLLRMRSGRI, from the coding sequence GTGAACCGGGCCACCCTCGTCTTTGCCGCGTTATTGATCGTGCTGTTGCCGCTGTCGCTGCTTGCCGGGCGCGTTTGGGTCGTGCCGGACGTGACCGCGAATGGCTGGATGATCCTGGCCGAGCTTCGTGCACCCCGCGCCGTGCTGGCTGTCGTAATCGGCGCAGGGCTCGGAGCAGCAGGAGCCGCTATGCAAGGTTACTTGCGCAATCCGCTCGCCGATCCCGGCCTTTTCGGTATCGCGCCGATGGCCGCACTTGGCGCAGTCGCGAGTTTCTGGTTCGGAGCGCTGCTCCCGCCTGCCATCGCCCAGTGGAGTCTCCCCGCCTTCGCGTTGATCGGAGCGGCGCTCGCCATGACGCTACTCGCGCTGATCGCCGGACGCACCTCGTCCGATGCAGCGGGCGGGGCAGGGGGAGGCATAGCGCTCTTCACCTTGGCAGGACTGATGATCGCAAGTCTCGCCGGTGCTCTCACCGCGCTTGCCATCACCCTCGCGCCAAACCCGTTCGCGCTGTCCGAAATCGTGCTCTGGCTCAATGGCGCGCTGACCGATCGATCATGGCGCGAAGTCTGGATCGCCGCGCCGCTGGTCGTGTTCGGGATAGGTGTGCTGATCCTCGCCGCCCGCTCGCTCGACGCATTGACCTTGGGAGAGGACGCTGCGCGCTCGATGGGTATCGATCCCAAACGCCTGCTGCTCCTGCTAGTCATCGGTATCGGCCTGACCGTCGGAGCAGGCGTGGCTGTCGCCGGAATAATCGGTTTTGTCGGGCTCATAGTCCCGCATCTGGTCCGCCCGTTGACCGACCGCTTGCCGTCGAGCCTGATCCTGCCAAGTGCGCTCGCCGGGGCTTGTCTGGTGCTCATCGCCGACAGCGCCGTGCGCATCCTCCCATTCGTGACCGAGCTGCGCCTCGGCATCGCGCTAAGCCTGATCGGCGCGCCGTTCTTCCTCTGGCTGCTGCTGCGCATGAGGAGCGGACGGATATGA
- a CDS encoding ABC transporter substrate-binding protein, protein MASCAPERVPTGISEDGPTFVSLNPCLDAILVEVAAPEQILALSHYSRDPSASSMDVDTALRFGVTGGTAEEVLALDPDIVLASTFIAPNTRATLEQLGLRVETFGSPNTAQQSIEQVQRMAELVGNSRAGDALIDKIDATAPTGSKAEWSALIWQPGQIVPGETTLVAEHLRWAGLANNTSERGLEQADFVSLERLLANPPDILLVAGDRPGQTHPLLERQRGMLVAEFDTSLLYCGGPTIPKARQRLLEIREEFERTRKRAANL, encoded by the coding sequence ATGGCATCCTGCGCGCCGGAGCGGGTACCGACTGGCATCAGCGAAGATGGTCCGACATTTGTAAGCCTCAATCCGTGCCTCGATGCTATCTTGGTCGAAGTTGCTGCGCCCGAGCAGATCTTGGCTCTGTCCCACTACAGCCGCGATCCCTCTGCGAGCTCGATGGATGTCGACACGGCGCTTCGGTTCGGTGTTACGGGCGGAACGGCTGAAGAGGTGCTCGCGCTCGATCCGGATATCGTGCTCGCCAGCACTTTTATCGCTCCAAATACGCGTGCCACATTGGAACAGCTGGGCCTGCGCGTCGAAACCTTTGGCAGCCCGAACACAGCCCAGCAGAGCATCGAGCAGGTTCAGCGAATGGCCGAACTGGTTGGTAATTCGCGAGCCGGAGACGCGTTGATTGATAAGATAGATGCCACGGCGCCAACCGGAAGCAAGGCCGAATGGTCGGCTCTGATTTGGCAGCCCGGTCAGATCGTTCCAGGCGAGACAACGCTCGTCGCCGAGCATTTGCGCTGGGCGGGCCTTGCCAACAACACCTCCGAGCGCGGGTTGGAGCAGGCCGATTTCGTCTCGCTTGAGCGGTTGCTCGCCAACCCTCCTGATATCCTTCTGGTCGCAGGAGACCGGCCGGGTCAGACACATCCATTGCTTGAACGTCAGCGCGGGATGCTGGTCGCCGAATTCGACACAAGCCTGCTGTATTGCGGAGGGCCCACCATCCCCAAAGCGAGGCAGCGCCTGCTCGAGATCCGAGAAGAGTTCGAGCGCACTCGCAAACGGGCGGCAAACCTGTGA